The following are encoded together in the Dama dama isolate Ldn47 chromosome 29, ASM3311817v1, whole genome shotgun sequence genome:
- the HRCT1 gene encoding histidine-rich carboxyl terminus protein 1 yields the protein MLELLQRTTLVGLIVGAAAALLLLLLLAACLYSRQEEPDVERNRPAARRNRIRWARPWISSGRGHLGHLHHFRHAGHVSHMPHANLHHHHHHLAHHHAHHHATHHAARAHRGRH from the coding sequence ATGCTGGAGCTTCTGCAGCGCACGACCCTCGTGGGCTTGATCGTAGGCGCGGCGGcggccttgctgctgctgctgctgctggccgcCTGCCTGTACTCCAGACAGGAGGAGCCCGATGTGGAGAGGAACCGCCCCGCCGCCAGGAGGAACCGCATCAGGTGGGCCCGGCCGTGGATCTCCTCAGGCCGGGGCCACCTGGGACACTTGCACCATTTCCGTCATGCTGGCCACGTGTCTCACATGCCCCATGCAAacctccaccatcaccatcaccacctcgCCCACCACCATGCCCACCATCACGCCACCCACCACGCCGCCCGTGCCCACCGAGGCCGCCACTGA
- the SPAAR gene encoding small regulatory polypeptide of amino acid response, with translation MEAAVIGMVAVLFVVTVAITCVLCCFSCDSRSQDPQGAPRPSFTVATFRQEASLFTGPGRHAQPVAGARDFWTFM, from the coding sequence ATGGAAGCAGCAGTGATCGGAATGGTGGCTGTGCTCTTCGTGGTCACCGTGGCCATCACCTGCGTCCTCTGCTGCTTCAGCTGTGACTCAAGGAGCCAGGATCCTCAGGGGGCCCCGCGCCCCAGCTTCACAGTGGCCACTTTTCGCCAGGAGGCTTCCCTCTTCACTGGGCCAGGTCGCCATGCTCAGCCAGTGGCAGGTGCCCGGGACTTCTGGACCTTCATGTGA